In Candidatus Pelagibacter ubique HIMB140, a single window of DNA contains:
- the fumC gene encoding class II fumarate hydratase, with protein MKLRKEFDSIGSINVPNDKYWGASTQRSNKFFNIGKILVNISIIKSIAIIKRSAAIVHAKDKLISSKISNAIIKASDEVIKGKLNENFPLKVWQTGSGTQTNMNVNEVIANRAIEMLGGKKGTKKPVHPNDHVNKSQSTNDVFPTAMHISIATQTLSKMLPSLKILEKELKKKSKEFKKIVKIGRTHLQDATPLSLGQEFSGYHAQLKKSIERIEYALKEILFLAQGGTAVGTGINSKKNFDKKIVKEIAKFTKIKFKPAPNKFAELAAHDAIVNFSGTLNTCAVALMKISNDIRFLGSGPRAGYGELILPENEPGSSIMPGKVNPTQCEAVTMVCANVIGNHNGITMAGSHGHFELNVFKPLIAHNILQSIDLLADSTKNFALYCVKGIKANKKKIKEHLDNSLMLVTALAPHIGYDNAAKIAKTALKNNTTLKHETLQTGLISEKEYNRIVDPRKMIYPA; from the coding sequence ATGAAATTAAGAAAAGAATTTGACAGTATTGGAAGCATAAATGTACCCAATGACAAATACTGGGGTGCATCAACTCAAAGATCAAATAAATTTTTTAACATCGGGAAAATTTTAGTTAATATTTCTATAATAAAATCAATTGCTATTATTAAAAGATCAGCAGCTATAGTTCATGCTAAAGATAAATTAATTAGCAGTAAAATTTCAAATGCAATTATCAAAGCTTCAGACGAGGTAATTAAAGGAAAATTAAATGAGAATTTTCCTTTAAAAGTTTGGCAAACAGGTTCTGGTACTCAAACAAATATGAATGTAAACGAGGTGATTGCCAACAGAGCCATTGAAATGTTGGGAGGAAAAAAGGGAACTAAAAAACCTGTTCACCCAAATGACCATGTAAATAAATCTCAATCGACTAATGATGTTTTTCCAACTGCAATGCATATATCTATAGCGACACAAACTCTTTCTAAAATGTTGCCAAGTTTAAAAATTTTAGAAAAAGAGCTCAAGAAAAAATCTAAAGAGTTTAAAAAAATAGTTAAAATTGGAAGAACGCATCTTCAAGATGCAACGCCATTGTCTCTAGGTCAGGAATTTTCTGGATATCATGCTCAATTAAAAAAAAGTATTGAAAGAATTGAATATGCTTTAAAAGAAATACTATTTCTTGCACAAGGTGGTACAGCTGTTGGTACAGGAATAAACTCAAAGAAAAATTTTGACAAAAAAATTGTTAAAGAAATTGCAAAATTTACTAAAATAAAATTTAAACCTGCACCAAATAAATTTGCTGAACTTGCAGCTCATGATGCAATAGTAAATTTTTCTGGGACATTGAATACTTGTGCCGTTGCACTAATGAAAATTTCAAATGATATCAGATTTCTAGGATCTGGACCTCGAGCTGGATATGGAGAATTGATATTACCTGAAAATGAACCTGGTTCATCTATAATGCCTGGAAAAGTAAATCCAACTCAGTGTGAAGCAGTTACAATGGTATGTGCAAACGTTATTGGAAATCACAATGGAATTACTATGGCTGGATCACATGGACATTTTGAACTAAATGTATTTAAGCCATTAATTGCTCACAACATTTTGCAATCTATTGACTTATTAGCAGACAGTACAAAGAATTTTGCTCTTTATTGTGTTAAAGGAATTAAAGCTAATAAAAAGAAAATTAAAGAGCACTTAGATAACTCATTAATGTTGGTGACGGCTTTAGCTCCACACATTGGTTATGATAATGCTGCAAAAATAGCAAAGACAGCTTTGAAGAATAATACAACACTTAAACATGAAACATTGCAAACAGGATTAATTAGCGAAAAAGAATATAATAGAATAGTTGATCCTAGAAAAATGATTTATCCTGCATAA
- the nadA gene encoding quinolinate synthase NadA, which produces MEFTQEVRKATDPIYQKISKVIPEIEWSVHAPYIHKINKLKKEKNAVILAHNYQTPEIYHGVADFSADSLALAIEASKTSADIILMAGVHFMAETAKLMSPNKKVILPDMDAGCSLSSSITGKDVRLLKEKYPGVPVVSYVNTSAEVKAETDVCCTSANAVKIVKSLGVKRVIFLPDDYLAKYVASQTDVEIISWKGICIVHDQFNRKEIEDIRKNNPGIKIIAHPECPPDVIEASDFAGSTSGMIKYVKDNQPKKVMMVTECSMSDNIQIENPNVNFVKPCNMCPHMKKITLPKILDCLENETGEIIMDKEIIDKARISVERMAAIGR; this is translated from the coding sequence ATGGAATTTACACAAGAAGTACGTAAAGCAACAGATCCTATATATCAAAAAATTTCTAAGGTTATACCTGAAATTGAATGGTCTGTGCATGCTCCATACATTCATAAAATTAATAAATTAAAAAAAGAAAAGAATGCTGTAATTTTAGCTCACAATTATCAAACTCCAGAAATATATCATGGTGTTGCAGATTTTTCTGCAGACTCACTTGCATTAGCAATTGAAGCCTCAAAAACTTCAGCAGATATAATTCTAATGGCAGGAGTTCACTTTATGGCTGAAACTGCAAAGTTAATGAGCCCTAATAAAAAAGTAATCTTACCTGATATGGATGCGGGTTGTTCTTTATCATCCTCAATTACTGGTAAAGATGTGAGATTACTAAAAGAGAAGTACCCAGGTGTTCCAGTAGTATCATATGTAAATACCTCGGCTGAAGTAAAGGCTGAAACAGATGTTTGTTGTACATCAGCAAACGCAGTTAAAATTGTTAAATCACTTGGAGTAAAAAGGGTAATATTTTTACCCGACGATTATTTGGCTAAATATGTTGCTTCTCAAACAGATGTTGAAATTATTTCTTGGAAAGGAATTTGTATTGTTCATGACCAATTTAATAGAAAAGAAATAGAAGATATTAGAAAAAATAATCCTGGAATTAAAATTATCGCTCATCCAGAATGTCCACCTGATGTAATTGAAGCAAGCGATTTTGCAGGATCCACTTCTGGAATGATTAAATATGTAAAAGATAATCAGCCAAAAAAAGTAATGATGGTAACCGAATGTTCAATGAGTGACAATATTCAAATTGAAAATCCAAATGTGAATTTTGTTAAACCATGCAATATGTGTCCACATATGAAAAAGATTACTTTACCTAAAATTTTAGATTGTTTAGAAAATGAGACTGGCGAAATCATAATGGACAAAGAAATAATTGATAAAGCCAGAATATCTGTAGAAAGAATGGCAGCCATTGGCAGATAA
- a CDS encoding YgfZ/GcvT domain-containing protein: protein MNIKNVYILEDRAILYINGEDAKEFLQNLISNDINKVSDVNSCFSSLLTPQGKFLYEFIIVKHKSGYLLDCEKYQADGLFKQLSLYKLRSKVEILNLSNEFVVAAFSHEKFLTFDGAKDQHGCTIKYREDPIFLDPRNKQLGARLIINLEKLYLSLKKLDLHDTDVNEYYSLSHKLGIVPKDLNKLQDKLFGIECNFEELNGIDFKKGCYVGQENTARIKLKNKLSKRLMPINIINGKLNEGESIFNNENEIGKVLIDNDYPFALIKFLDENFDEKLEFKTKEASIIIKKPEWIS from the coding sequence ATGAATATAAAAAACGTTTACATTTTAGAAGATAGAGCAATTCTTTATATTAACGGAGAAGATGCAAAAGAGTTTCTTCAAAATCTTATTAGTAACGATATAAACAAAGTAAGTGATGTAAATAGTTGTTTTAGTTCTTTACTTACACCCCAAGGGAAATTTTTATATGAATTTATAATCGTAAAACATAAATCAGGTTATCTTTTAGATTGTGAAAAATATCAAGCAGATGGACTATTTAAACAGTTATCTCTTTATAAGCTAAGATCTAAAGTTGAAATTCTTAATTTAAGTAATGAATTTGTTGTAGCAGCATTTTCTCATGAAAAATTCTTAACTTTTGATGGAGCAAAAGATCAACATGGATGCACAATTAAATATAGAGAAGATCCAATATTTTTAGATCCAAGAAATAAACAATTAGGAGCAAGATTAATTATTAATTTAGAAAAACTTTACTTGTCCTTAAAAAAATTAGATCTCCACGATACAGATGTAAACGAATACTATTCTTTAAGTCATAAACTAGGAATAGTTCCAAAAGATTTAAACAAATTACAAGACAAATTATTTGGTATTGAATGTAATTTTGAAGAACTGAATGGAATAGATTTTAAAAAAGGCTGTTATGTTGGCCAAGAAAATACAGCTAGAATTAAATTAAAAAATAAGCTTTCAAAAAGATTGATGCCTATAAATATAATTAATGGAAAACTAAATGAAGGAGAAAGTATTTTTAATAATGAAAATGAAATAGGTAAAGTGTTAATAGATAATGATTACCCTTTCGCTTTAATCAAATTTTTAGATGAAAACTTTGATGAAAAGCTTGAATTTAAAACTAAAGAAGCTTCAATAATTATAAAAAAACCTGAATGGATCAGTTAA
- a CDS encoding nucleoside triphosphate pyrophosphohydrolase family protein: protein MSNFSKVGTFMKTFGQDVRTKPSFSTDKINKLRIDLIKEELDELTEAMNNKDLLEVADALTDILYVTYGAGHAFGIDLDKCFEEVQNSNMSKLDENGKPIYNEAGKVMKGPNYFKPDLTKFVS, encoded by the coding sequence ATGTCGAATTTTAGTAAAGTCGGAACTTTTATGAAAACCTTTGGTCAAGATGTTAGAACTAAGCCATCTTTTAGCACCGATAAGATAAACAAATTAAGAATAGATCTAATTAAAGAGGAGTTAGATGAGCTTACTGAAGCTATGAATAATAAAGATTTATTAGAAGTTGCTGATGCACTTACAGATATTTTGTATGTAACGTATGGGGCAGGACATGCTTTTGGAATAGATTTAGATAAATGTTTTGAAGAAGTTCAAAACTCAAATATGAGCAAATTAGATGAAAATGGAAAACCTATTTATAATGAAGCTGGAAAAGTTATGAAAGGTCCTAATTATTTTAAACCAGATCTAACTAAGTTTGTGAGTTAA
- the nadC gene encoding carboxylating nicotinate-nucleotide diphosphorylase gives MSKIKLSKEFIKSTVKLALNEDLYPSGDITSALINNDKIVTVKLLSNQNAVVAGLLFVKQTFSLIDNKIKFIVKKKDGSRIKKGSLVALIKGKAKNILIAERVALNFLSHISGIATKTNEFVRLAGKKTKICCTRKTIPNLRVIQKYGVKLGGGTNHRFNLSDEYLIKDNHIASSDLKNLVIKAIKNKKGKKITVEVDTIDQLRSILGLRFNTVLLDNMNLKNLKTAVKIAKKYYETEASGNINLKTVKAIASTGVNRISIGSITHSAIAVDFKLEI, from the coding sequence GTGTCAAAAATTAAATTAAGCAAAGAATTTATCAAAAGCACTGTTAAGTTAGCTCTAAACGAAGATCTTTATCCTTCAGGTGACATCACTTCAGCATTAATTAACAACGATAAGATCGTAACTGTAAAATTATTATCAAATCAAAATGCAGTTGTTGCTGGATTATTATTTGTTAAACAAACTTTTTCCTTAATTGATAATAAAATAAAATTTATTGTTAAAAAAAAAGATGGTTCGAGAATTAAAAAAGGTTCTTTAGTTGCTTTGATAAAAGGTAAGGCAAAAAATATTTTGATTGCTGAAAGAGTTGCTCTAAATTTTTTGTCACATATTTCTGGTATAGCAACAAAGACGAATGAATTTGTAAGATTAGCTGGAAAAAAAACTAAAATTTGCTGCACAAGAAAAACAATTCCAAATCTTAGAGTAATTCAAAAGTATGGTGTCAAGTTAGGAGGGGGTACGAACCATAGATTTAATTTAAGTGATGAATATCTAATAAAAGACAATCACATCGCAAGTTCAGATTTAAAAAATTTAGTTATAAAAGCAATTAAAAATAAAAAAGGAAAAAAAATTACAGTAGAAGTTGATACAATTGATCAACTTAGATCAATTTTGGGGTTAAGATTTAATACTGTTCTACTAGATAATATGAATTTAAAAAATTTAAAAACTGCAGTTAAAATTGCTAAAAAGTATTACGAAACAGAAGCTTCTGGAAATATTAATTTGAAAACTGTCAAAGCAATTGCCTCAACAGGAGTAAATAGAATTTCTATAGGAAGCATTACTCATAGTGCTATTGCAGTTGACTTTAAGCTAGAAATTTAA